In the Osmerus eperlanus chromosome 27, fOsmEpe2.1, whole genome shotgun sequence genome, one interval contains:
- the ecscr gene encoding endothelial cell-specific chemotaxis regulator isoform X1: MGLFLHPYSLLAVLFLSPAASAQSGMNQTDRTDILKGGSTTATVSGTYSVASTTPSPDSATSLGQVISTTTASQRTGLTPSQTSTLSVLGTGLITETSRVAAFYYSSTSLGSTSSVSSTSQATTSQTPTPSPEKPATTSHTSAPAQGSPAAPAECCPPTVTSPDGAPHTQTDVQPTQSHNNNLTMVAFGMMSFILILIVITVILVTAVNLKGRCSTPKDDGKKNSDSMVSESNTTTNGEKESITLVSIKTINAETDFDRVSSVPSTTLDVENQTLRQDLLNTKLV; encoded by the exons ATGGGTCTGTTCCTCCATCCCTACAGTCTGCTGGCTGTTCTGTTCCTCAGCCCAGCAG CCTCAGCCCAAAGTGGCATGAATCAGACCGACCGTACAGACATCCTGAAGGGTGGGTCCACAACAGCCACTGTGTCTGGGACCTATTCTG TGGCTTCAACTACACCATCACCAGACAGTGCTACTTCTCTGGGTCAGGTTATAAGCACAACAACAGCCTCTCAAAGGACTGGTCTGACACCATCTcaaacctccaccctctctgtgtTAG GGACCGGTCTAATCACAGAAACTTCCAGAGTGGCAGCTTTTTATTACTCATCAACCTCGCTAG GAAGCACCAGCAGTGTAAGTTCCACATCGCAGGCGACAACATCTCAGACACCTACACCCTCGCCGGAGAAACCCGCCACCACCTCCCACACCTCAGCCCCAGCGCAAG GGTCGCCAGCTGCACCAGCAGAGTGTTGCCCACCCACTGTCACCTCCCCTGATGGAGCGCCGCACACGCAGACGGATGTGCAGCCCACACAGTCCCACAACAACAACCTAACCATGGTGGCCTTCG GCATGATGAGCTTCATCCTGATACTAATTGTAATCACGGTGATTTTAGTTACGGCCGTCAACCTCAAAGGGCGATGCAGCACCCCCAAGGATGATG GTAAAAAGAACAGCGATTCCATGGTGTCTGAAAG CAACACCACAACcaatggagaaaaagagagcatcACTTTAGTCTCTATAAAGACAATCAACGCTGAAACAG ACTTCGATCGGGTCTCTTCTGTTCCCAGTACAACGTTGGATGTCGAGAATCAAACACTGAGGCAAGACCTACTGAACACCAAG CTGGTGTGA
- the ecscr gene encoding endothelial cell-specific chemotaxis regulator isoform X2: MGLFLHPYSLLAVLFLSPAASAQSGMNQTDRTDILKGGSTTATVSGTYSVASTTPSPDSATSLGQVISTTTASQRTGLTPSQTSTLSVLGTGLITETSRVAAFYYSSTSLGSTSSVSSTSQATTSQTPTPSPEKPATTSHTSAPAQGSPAAPAECCPPTVTSPDGAPHTQTDVQPTQSHNNNLTMVAFGMMSFILILIVITVILVTAVNLKGRCSTPKDDELTTNKLFDR, from the exons ATGGGTCTGTTCCTCCATCCCTACAGTCTGCTGGCTGTTCTGTTCCTCAGCCCAGCAG CCTCAGCCCAAAGTGGCATGAATCAGACCGACCGTACAGACATCCTGAAGGGTGGGTCCACAACAGCCACTGTGTCTGGGACCTATTCTG TGGCTTCAACTACACCATCACCAGACAGTGCTACTTCTCTGGGTCAGGTTATAAGCACAACAACAGCCTCTCAAAGGACTGGTCTGACACCATCTcaaacctccaccctctctgtgtTAG GGACCGGTCTAATCACAGAAACTTCCAGAGTGGCAGCTTTTTATTACTCATCAACCTCGCTAG GAAGCACCAGCAGTGTAAGTTCCACATCGCAGGCGACAACATCTCAGACACCTACACCCTCGCCGGAGAAACCCGCCACCACCTCCCACACCTCAGCCCCAGCGCAAG GGTCGCCAGCTGCACCAGCAGAGTGTTGCCCACCCACTGTCACCTCCCCTGATGGAGCGCCGCACACGCAGACGGATGTGCAGCCCACACAGTCCCACAACAACAACCTAACCATGGTGGCCTTCG GCATGATGAGCTTCATCCTGATACTAATTGTAATCACGGTGATTTTAGTTACGGCCGTCAACCTCAAAGGGCGATGCAGCACCCCCAAGGATGATG AACTAACAACAAACAAGCTATTTGACAGGTAA
- the dnajc18 gene encoding dnaJ homolog subfamily C member 18 translates to MDKEESERLIEKAKLCLRSGRREKALQLLYEAQKIYPSTRARVLIDAIVRNGSSAAPESHNVPPPRGWRNEDLGEGRGGEEGSAGSSEDKKSYTEEQRQGVFRIKKCRDFYEILGASKDASDEDLKKAYRKLALKFHPDKNCAPGATDAFKAIGNAYAVLSNPEKRLQYDQYGEQAPSDASHGPPGAHARHAPNRSFNRDFEADISPEELFNIFFGGRFPTGNIHVYTNQGATYSNFYQPRRRRPYERREEEVEENRSQNTFTALLQLLPVLVLILISVFTQLMATNPPYSLFYKPAMGLVVSRETQNMGVPYYVDKGFQKEYRGDALDELEKSIESDYIEHLQNTCWKEKQQKSDLANLGQLYRDDRLKQKAESMKLDHCDKLYRFVGRQRGD, encoded by the exons ATGGATAAAGAGGAATCGGAGCGGTTGATAGAGAAAGCAAAGCTTTGCTTGCGGTCTGGACGGAGAGAAAAGGCACTTCAGCTCCTGTATGAAGCCCAAAAGATATACCCCAGTACTCGGGCCAGAG TACTTATCGATGCGATAGTGAGGAACGGGAGCTCCGCCGCCCCAGAGAGTCACAACGTTCCCCCGCCTAGAGGATGGAGGAACGAGGAtttgggagaggggagaggaggggaggaaggcagcGCAGGATCCAGCGAGGACAAGAAGAGCTACACAGAGGAACAGCGGCAGGGGGTTTTCAG GATAAAGAAATGCAGGGACTTCTATGAGATCCTCGGCGCTTCTAAAGATGCCAGTGACGAGGACTTGAAAAAGGCCTACAGGAAGCTGGCCCTGAAGTTCCACCCAGACAAGAATTGCGCCCCGGGGGCCACGGATGCATTCAAAG CAATAGGCAACGCGTACGCGGTGCTGAGCAACCCCGAGAAGCGTCTCCAGTACGACCAGTACGGGGAACAGGCTCCCTCGGATGCCTCCCACGGCCCCCCAGGGGCCCACGCCCGCCACGCCCCCAACCGCTCCTTCAACAGGGACTTCGAGGCCGACATCTCCCCCGAGGAGCTCTTCAACATCTTCTTTGGCGGAAGGTTCCCcacag GCAACATCCACGTGTACACCAACCAAGGGGCCACCTACTCGAACTTCTACCAGCCTCGACGCAGGCGCCCCTACGAGAGAcgcgaggaggaggtggaggagaaccgCAGTCAG AACACCTTCACGGCCCTGCTGCAGCTGCTTCCTGTCCTGGTGCTCATCCTCATCTCTGTGTTCACGCAGCTGATGGCCACCAACCCCCCCTACAGCCTCTTCTACAAAcc ggccatGGGACTGGTGGTTTCCCGGGAGACGCAGAACATGGGCGTGCCCTACTACGTGGATAAGGGCTTCCAGAAGGAGTACCGCGGGGACGCTCTGGACGAGCTGGAGAAGAGCATCGAGAGCGACTACATCGAGCACCTGCAGAACACCTGCTGGAAGGAGAAACAGCAGA AGTCGGACTTGGCCAACCTGGGCCAGCTGTACAGGGATGACCGGTTGAAGCAGAAGGCCGAGTCCATGAAGCTGGACCACTGCGACAAGCTGTATCGCTTTGTCGGCCGGCAGAGGGGAGACTGA
- the brd8a gene encoding LOW QUALITY PROTEIN: bromodomain-containing protein 8 (The sequence of the model RefSeq protein was modified relative to this genomic sequence to represent the inferred CDS: deleted 3 bases in 2 codons) → MASGVGKHKLLSMGPTEPWSVREKLCLATSVMKSGDQNWVSVSRAIKPFAEPGRPPDWFSQKHCASQYSGLLETTEAPKRKRGEKGEVVETVEDVIVRRLTAERIDELKRLIKDTQEKHRKLKREAELIQSGHLDTQLEELWSDILQKKKEDDETAEEKRRATDAAYQARQAVKNTPKRVPSVTVRSPPGCGSPGLEFPHGDALPNLAEDPGSSVPAPGAAVFMPLTETSVPGAGEGGLGAVLEDSLQKKLLVQKATPPPSPLLSELLKKGSLFPTSPRLVGDGDLALTAAHDLQLTAPNIPGSQATGAPTLSRLLEAGPAQFSSLGSLSSPESSAGIPLTSTAPAMDCPAALHTGGEEVASAVPAACQSGPGGEKVPELGEEDLVTVSYMGDELDLETVGDIIAIIEDKGDENSEALDAAAVEAALSLCEESGHALSGPWEAPFRAPESGAPLGAGPSQLSSLHPASMHAGLEGKRESGGPRGGCGDGSDRCPSAYSLGVGGAPPPPSSSSSCSSSSCGSSGATEHGRAFLQAKASGGGEGEGGFAASSRGARKRGREAWTQRGANATCGDLLSEGAPATAVHQGQTRQDDDDGVVGHAVLLGTLVSLEGRDPFHSPFSPSLSLSHPLPPPHRSLFLLLPPPPPSLFSCPPSLSLSFSLSPTPPISLRLSFSPLLPTPPPHLPLQEDEGPSDGEDGSVASDAKEPAGAGGGGEDDDGEGEGPEEEEEGYPSEAEGELERASESEDGSSLHTASSSLRLHAAADSVPSSPASSQFSMSSEDQEAIQAQKIWKKAIMLVWRAAANHRYANVFLQPVTDDIAPGYHSIVHRPMDLSTIKKNIETGQIRTTAEFQRDIMLMFQNAVMYNSSDHDVFHMGLEMQRDVLEQIQQFLATQLIMQTSESGISAKSLRGRESARKQDPSDKDSVPMASPAFLLSLFDGGTRGRRCAIEADLKMKK, encoded by the exons AAGGGAAAAGCTGTGCTTGGCCACCTCTGTCATGAAGAGTGGAGACCAGAACTG GGTGTCTGTCAGTCGAGCCATTAAACCCTTTGCAGAGCCTGGACGGCCCCCCGACTGGTTTTCACAGAAG cACTGTGCATCTCAGTACTCCGGACTTCTGGAGACAACCGAGGCACCGAA ACGGAAGCggggggag aaaggggaggtggtggagacgGTGGAGGATGTGATCGTGCGCAGGCTCACGGCGGAGAGGATCGACGAGCTCAAGAGGCTGATCAAGGACACCCAGGAGAAACACAG GAAGCTGAAGAGAGAAGCTGAGCTGATCCAATCAGGCCACCTGGACACCCAACTAGAGGAACTATGGAGCGACATTCTGCA gaagaagaaggaggacgaTGAAACCgccgaggagaagagaagggcgACAGACGCAGCCTATCAGG CCAGACAGGCGGTGAAGAACACCCCTAAACGAGTGCCCAGTGTGACTGTGCGATCCCCCCCGGGGTGCGGTTCGCCAGGCCTCGAGTTCCCCCACGGTGACGCGCTGCCGAACCTGGCCGAGGATCCCGGCTCTTCTGTCCCT GCCCCCGGAGCAGCAGTATTCATGCCCCTGACTGAGACCTCGGTgcctggggctggagaggggggcctgggggcggTCCTGGAAGACTCCCTGCAGAAGAAGCTCCTCGTCCAGAAggctacaccccccccctcccccctgctctctgagCTGCTGAAGAAAGGCAGTCTTTTCCCCACCAGCCCTAGACTG GTTGGCGATGGCGACCTGGCTTTGACTGCAGCACACGACTTGCAGCTGACTGCGCCCAACATACCTGGCTCCCAAGCAACAG gtGCCCCTACACTGTCTCGTCTGCTAGAGGCTGGTCCTGCCCAGTTCTCCTCTCTTGGCTCCTTGTCCAGCCCGGAGTCTTCCGCCGGCATCCCGCTCACAAGCACAGCCCCTGCTATGGACTGCCCTGCCGCGCTGCACACAG ggggagaggaggtggcgtCGGCCGTGCCGGCGGCGTGCCAGTCTGGCCCCGGTGGGGAGAAGGTGCCGGAACTGGGGGAGGAAGACCTGGTGACGGTATCGTACATGGGCGACGAGCTGGACCTGGAGACGGTCGGAGACATCATCGCCATCATCGAGGACAAG GGAGACGAGAATTCGGAGGCCCTGGACGCCGCCGCCGTCGAGGCTGCCCTGTCCCTGTGTGAGGAGAGCGGCCACGCCCTCAGCGGCCCCTGGGAAGCCCCCTTCAGGGCCCCCGAGTCGGGGGCCCCCCTCGGAGCGGGaccctcccagctctcctccctccacccagcctccatgCACGCCGGCCTGGAAGGGAAGAGGGAGTCGGGGGGCCCGAGGGGGGGCTGCGGCGACGGCTCCGACCGGTGCCCCTCGGCGTACTccctgggcgtggggggggccccgccgcccccctcctcgtcctcctcctgctcGTCCTCGTCGTGCGGGTCATCGGGGGCGACGGAACACGGCCGGGCCTTCCTGCAGGCCAAGGCCTCGGGGGgcggcgagggggaggggggcttcgCCGCCTCCTCCCGCGGCGCCAGGAAGCGTGGGCGCGAGGCGTGGACGCAGCGGGGAGCCAACGCCACCTGCGGAG ACTTGCTCTCTGAGGGCGCCCCCGCGACCGCCGTGCACC AAGGTCAGACACGACAGGACGATGACGACGGCGTAGTTGGTCATGCCGTCTTGCTAGGCACCTTAGTTTCCCTGGAAGGTCGAGATCCGTTCCACTcacctttctctccgtctctgtctctctctcacccactccctcccccccatcgctctctttttctgctcctcccccccccacccccctctttattctcctgccctccatctctctcactttctttctccctctcacccactccccccatctctctccgtctctctttctccccactcctccccactcctcccccccacctccccctccaggaggacgagggcccGAGCGACGGCGAGGACGGCAGCGTGGCGTCCGACGCCAAGGAGCCGGCGGGGGCCGGCGGCGGGGGCGAGGACGACgacggggagggagaagggccggaggaggaggaggagggataccCGTCGGAAGCCGAGGGCGAGCTGGAGCGGGCCAGCGAGAGCGAGGACGGCTCCAGCCTCCACACGGCCTCGTCCTCCCTGCGGCTGCACGCCGCGGCCGACTCCGTCCCCAGCAGCCCCGCCTCGTCCCAGTT CTCCATGAGCAGTGAAGACCAGGAGGCCATCCAGGCTCAGAAGATCTGGAAGAAGGCCATCATGTTGGTGTGGCGCGCCGCGGCCAATCACAG GTACGCCAATGTGTTCCTACAGCCAGTGACCGATGACATTGCTCCAGGGTACCACAGTATAGTACACAG GCCCATGGACCTGTCCACCATCAAGAAGAACATCGAGACGGGCCAGATCCGCACCACGGCCGAGTTCCAGCGCGACATCATGCTGATGttccagaacgccgtcatgtaCAACAGCTCGGACCACGACGTGTTCCACATGGGGCTGGAGATGCAGCGCGACGTCCTGGAGCAGATCCAACAGTTCCTCGCCACGCAGCTCATCATGCAGACCTCCGAGTCGGGCATCAGCGCCAAGAGCCTGCGCGGGCGGGAGAGCGCCCGCAAGCAGGACCCCTCCGAcaag gaCAGTGTCCCCATGGCCTCTCctgccttccttctctctctcttt GACGGGGGCACTAGAGGGCGCCGCTGTGCCATAGAGGCCGACCTGAAGATGAAGAAGTGA